The Garra rufa chromosome 23, GarRuf1.0, whole genome shotgun sequence genome includes a region encoding these proteins:
- the kcnip1b gene encoding Kv channel-interacting protein 1b isoform X3, with protein MGVVLGTFSMHTKQVTFRTDKIDDELEMTMVCHRPEGLEQLEAQTNFTKQELQVLYRGFKNECPSGVVNEETFKHIYAQFFPHGDASTYAHYLFHAFDTRNNGSIKFEDFVMGLSTLLRGTVRDKLEWTFHLYDINKDGFINKEEMTEIVRAIYDMMGKYTYPALKGDVPKQHVDIFFEKMDKNKDGVVTLEEFVLACQEDENMMRSMQLFENVM; from the exons ataAGATAGATGATGAATTAGAGATGACAATGGTCTGCCATCGGCCGGAGGGTCTCGAGCAGCTCGAAGCGCAGACGAACTTCACCAAGCAAGAGCTACAAGTCCTTTACAGAGGCTTCAAAAAT GAGTGTCCAAGTGGTGTGGTGAATGAGGAGACATTCAAGCACATTTATGCACAGTTTTTTCCACATGGAG ATGCCAGCACATATGCACATTATCTCTTCCATGCGTTTGACACCAGGAATAATGGATCTATAAAGTTTGAG GACTTTGTGATGGGACTTTCTACTCTACTACGGGGGACAGTCAGAGACAAACTAGAATGGACATTTCATCTCTATGACATTAACAAAGATGGATTTATCAATAAGGAG GAAATGACAGAGATAGTGAGGGCCATCTATGACATGATGGGGAAGTACACATATCCGGCTTTAAAAGGGGATGTACCAAAGCAGCATGTGGATATCTTCTTTGAg AAAATGGACAAAAACAAAGATGGAGTTGTAACATTGGAAGAGTTTGTGCTTGCCTGTCAGGAG GATGAAAACATGATGAGATCCATGCAGCTCTTTGAAAATGTGATGTAG
- the npm1a gene encoding nucleophosmin 1a: MDLEQMGPQTFLYGCELKAGKEVKFNPEDDDFDHQLSVRMACVDPSTKDELNVVEIEGQDSEGEKVKAILATLKPSTLPSVCLGGFEITPPVVFRLRSGSGPVHISGQHLVIMGGDQSFDEEEEEEEEEEETLTAAKKRPAPLSQKPSKKMKMDEEEDDDDDDEDEDDEDDDEDDDDDEEEEEESEEESPVKAKKTPSKPQTPAQNGKGPKPNTPAKQQNKTPEKSKKDDKKTQSPKTPQVLTIPDIKTKMMASVEKGVSLPKVQQKFENFVKNCFRVTDAKIIDELWKWRQSVK, translated from the exons ATGGATCTTGAACAAATGGGACCCCAAACCTTCCTGTACG GTTGTGAGCTCAAGGCAGGCAAGGAGGTCAAATTTAATCCAGAGGATGATGATTTTGATCATCAGTTATCAGTCAGAATG GCCTGCGTTGACCCCTCAACAAAAGACGAACTGAATGTTGTGGAGATCGAAGGGCAAGATTCAGAGGGTGAGAAGGTCAAGGCAATTCTGGCCACACTCAAGCCGTCCACTCTCCCCAGT GTGTGTTTGGGTGGTTTTGAGATCACTCCACCTGTCGTGTTCCGTCTACGTTCTGGTTCCGGTCCAGTTCACATTAGTGGACAGCATCTCGTCA TCATGGGAGGAGACCAGTCCTTTgatgaagaagaggaggaggaggaagaagaagaggagACATTGACAGCAGCTAAGAAAAGGCCAGCGCCGTTGTCTCAGAAGCCTTCA AAAAAAATGAAGATGGATGAGGAGGAGGATGATGATGACGACGATGAAGATGA GGATGATGAGGATGACGATGAAGACGACGATGAtgatgaagaggaggaggaggaaagtGAAGAGGAGTCTCCTGTAAAG GCAAAGAAGACACCATCCAAACCGCAGACTCCTGCACAGAACGGAAAAGGGCCCAAGCCAAATACGCCTGCTAAACAACAAAACAAGACTCCTGAAAAGAGCAAAAAGGATGACAAgaaaacacagtcacccaaaacGCCACAGGTTTTAACCATCCCAGATATCAAAACCAAGATGATGGCGAGTGTAGAAAAG ggTGTATCATTGCCCAAAGTACAGCAGAAGTTTGAGAACTTTGTGAAGAACTGCTTCAGAGTCACCGACGCAAAG ATAATTGATGAGCTGTGGAAGTGGAGACAGAGTGTCAAATAG
- the tlx3b gene encoding T-cell leukemia homeobox protein 3b, whose product MDRAPSSSPSGTSQTSQPTQHEPISFGIDQILSGTDQESQQNSTRNNSESSSSSASGGSYHLGSPTGASATPYTTLTGTFHGIAAPYEESSPYGMNLTLAPGGVIRVPAHRPLAAAVPPPMASAVPGLGSLSFPWMESSQRFAKDRFAAALTPFTVARRIGHPYQNRTPPKRKKPRTSFSRVQICELEKRFHRQKYLASAERAALAKTLKMTDAQVKTWFQNRRTKWRRQTAEEREAERQQANRLMIQLQHDAFQKSLTDSVPSDPLCIHNSSLFALQNLQPWASEESGKLGGVTALV is encoded by the exons ATGGACCGAGCCCCAAGCTCCAGCCCAAGTGGCACCAGTCAAACATCACAACCTACCCAACATGAACCCATCAGCTTCGGCATTGACCAGATTCTCAGCGGCACCGATCAAGAGTCACAGCAGAACTCGACCAGGAATAATTCagaaagcagcagcagcagcgcgaGCGGAGGCAGTTACCATCTCGGCAGCCCAACGGGAGCGAGCGCAACGCCGTACACAACACTAACCGGCACTTTTCACGGAATCGCGGCTCCATATGAGGAGTCCAGTCCATACGGAATGAACTTGACCCTTGCGCCCGGAGGAGTGATTAGGGTCCCGGCTCACAGGCCCCTGGCCGCGGCCGTGCCTCCACCCATGGCCAGCGCGGTACCCGGACTTGGGAGCCTCAGTTTTCCCTGGATGGAGAGCAGCCAGCGCTTCGCAAAAGACAGGTTTGCAG CAGCCCTGACGCCTTTCACTGTGGCTCGCCGTATTGGTCACCCGTACCAGAACCGCACACCACCTAAGAGAAAGAAGCCTCGTACGTCTTTCTCCCGAGTGCAGATCTGTGAGCTGGAGAAGCGCTTCCACAGACAAAAATACCTGGCCAGCGCTGAACGAGCAGCCTTGGCCAAAACTCTGAAGATGACAGACGCCCAAGTCAAAACCTGGTTTCAAAACCGCAGGACCAAGTGGAG GCGGCAGACGGCAGAGGAGAGGGAGGCAGAGCGTCAGCAGGCCAACCGGCTGATGATTCAACTCCAGCACGACGCCTTTCAGAAGTCTTTGACTGATTCAGTTCCATCAGACCCACTCTGCATCCACAACTCATCACTGTTCGCCCTGCAGAACCTACAGCCTTGGGCGAGCGAGGAGAGCGGCAAGCTTGGGGGAGTGACTGCGCTCGTATGA
- the kcnip1b gene encoding Kv channel-interacting protein 1b isoform X2 yields the protein MGAVVGTLTLQTRQRQPSRDKIDDELEMTMVCHRPEGLEQLEAQTNFTKQELQVLYRGFKNECPSGVVNEETFKHIYAQFFPHGDASTYAHYLFHAFDTRNNGSIKFEDFVMGLSTLLRGTVRDKLEWTFHLYDINKDGFINKEEMTEIVRAIYDMMGKYTYPALKGDVPKQHVDIFFEKMDKNKDGVVTLEEFVLACQEDENMMRSMQLFENVM from the exons ataAGATAGATGATGAATTAGAGATGACAATGGTCTGCCATCGGCCGGAGGGTCTCGAGCAGCTCGAAGCGCAGACGAACTTCACCAAGCAAGAGCTACAAGTCCTTTACAGAGGCTTCAAAAAT GAGTGTCCAAGTGGTGTGGTGAATGAGGAGACATTCAAGCACATTTATGCACAGTTTTTTCCACATGGAG ATGCCAGCACATATGCACATTATCTCTTCCATGCGTTTGACACCAGGAATAATGGATCTATAAAGTTTGAG GACTTTGTGATGGGACTTTCTACTCTACTACGGGGGACAGTCAGAGACAAACTAGAATGGACATTTCATCTCTATGACATTAACAAAGATGGATTTATCAATAAGGAG GAAATGACAGAGATAGTGAGGGCCATCTATGACATGATGGGGAAGTACACATATCCGGCTTTAAAAGGGGATGTACCAAAGCAGCATGTGGATATCTTCTTTGAg AAAATGGACAAAAACAAAGATGGAGTTGTAACATTGGAAGAGTTTGTGCTTGCCTGTCAGGAG GATGAAAACATGATGAGATCCATGCAGCTCTTTGAAAATGTGATGTAG